A window of Primulina huaijiensis isolate GDHJ02 chromosome 9, ASM1229523v2, whole genome shotgun sequence contains these coding sequences:
- the LOC140984379 gene encoding uncharacterized protein, producing MDTVNTREARRRRLSDRGSQRLALITGRIQSLSPDPDLSQTTSDSSQPSLLNHDSVRELCQHDNRVPEVEPSLQNGDKGKGVASTSTTLLGQEEPVFQAPSSVQNPAESRQLDHNSFTSGEIISAISASENVRARCAVAAALLVILSHIGFPILSWGVIWGTIFFRPLYLLLLTNISVVLARLLSGKPGANAAGQMNRVASSSENGLADQLGRALESWLLLQNIFGALLMDFSIYVVVLICGISLMR from the exons ATGGATACGGTGAACACCAGAGAAGCGCGGCGACGTCGTCTCTCCGACAGAGGATCTCAACGCTTGGCTCTCATCACCGGTCGCATCCAATCCCTATCTCCTGACCCCGATCTATCACAAACAACCTCTG ATTCTTCACAGCCGTCACTTCTGAATCACGACTCTGTTAGAGAACTCTGTCAGCATGACAACCGTGTTCCAGAAGTGGAACCTTCACTGCAAAATGGTGACAAAGGAAAAGGTGTTGCCTCTACTTCCACGACTTTACTCGGTCAGGAGGAACCAGTTTTTCAAGCCCCGTCATCTGTTCAAAATCCTGCAGAGTCCCGTCAACTCGATCATAACTCATTCACATCTGGTGAAATAATTTCTGCTATATCAGCTTCAGAGAACGTTCGAGCTCGTTGTGCTGTAGCAGCTGCACTCTTAGTGATCCTCTCACATATAGGATTTCCCATACTGAGCTGGGGTGTAATTTGGGGCACCATATTTTTCAGACCCCTTTATCTGCTTTTGTTAACAAACATATCAGTTGTGCTTGCACGGCTTTTGTCTGGAAAGCCTGGAGCCAATGCAGCGGGCCAGATGAACAGAGTTGCttcctctagtgaaaacgggttGGCTGATCAACTGGGGAGAGCTCTCGAGTCATGGTTATTGTTGCAGAATATTTTTGGAGCACTGCTCATGGACTTCAGCATCTATGTTGTGGTGCTCATCTGTGGCATTTCCTTGATGCGATGA
- the LOC140985290 gene encoding uncharacterized protein — MTSSPPPSAGELVRRSDDESRLSSLVYDLSQNVQTMMDNMLAMIKEIDQNSAGIMKEIENSKDSVYQRKNTLEQEKELLHKTAFSVLGMLSSRDLC; from the exons ATGACGTCATCACCACCTCCCTCCGCCGGCGAGCTCGTTCGACGCTCGGACGACGAGTCTCGGTTGTCTTCTCTCGTTTATG ATCTCTCTCAGAATGTGCAAACTATGATGGACAACATGCTTGCAATGATAAA GGAAATTGATCAGAACTCTGCAGGAATAATGAAAGAGATAGAGAACTCCAAAGATTCTGTTTATCAGAGGAAGAATACCTTAGAACAGGAAAAAGAACTTTTGCACAAAACTGCCTTTTCAGTTCTTGGCATGCTTAGTAGTCGAGATCTCTGCTGA
- the LOC140984519 gene encoding FCS-Like Zinc finger 10-like isoform X1 → MSDSISESDSHTDNLDQQHKNESYSKVPGLSVGINAKNPESDSVRSPTSTLDFRIFSSTGNPIRSPRSQNEEGQRKSWDCSKVGLSIIDSLDVETTQSGKILRTSDSKNILFGYQTNVRSSKFSSSSETPKSLPKNVAVFPNNKTKQDNIQKGDSTILFEIEEAPKESFRSCSLNCGKLNLSLTDFGSSKFGSHNLVPENKVNPVPSQFKFLEGSVKSGNSLEGRLSSIPASVHSGTSFFSSVPPSEIELSEDYTCIRNHGPQSKVTHIFCDRILECHDDKLTSFFERNEDGGMVNSGDLASYPSMDFLKFCYSCKKSLDGEDIFMYRGEKAFCSLSCRSREILVDEEVEKTRGF, encoded by the exons ATGTCTGATTCAATTTCTGAATCTGATTCTCACACTGATAATCTGGACCAGCAGCATAAAAATGAGTCATACTCTAAAGTCCCCGGTTTATCTGTGGGGATTAATGCGAAGAATCCTGAATCCGATTCGGTTAGGAGTCCCACTTCAACGCTAGATTTTAGGATATTTTCGAGTACAGGAAATCCCATTAGGAGCCCGAGATCACAGAATGAAGAGGGGCAACGTAAGAGCTGGGATTGCAGCAAAGTAGGCCTAAGCATAATAGATTCTCTTGATGTAGAAACCACACAATCCGGGAAGATTCTCCGGACATCTGATAGTAAAAATATACTTTTTGGGTATCAAACGAATGTAAGAAGTTCAAAGTTTTCTAGTTCTTCGGAGACACCTAAATCATTGCCCAAGAATGTTGCTGTTTTTCCAAATAACAAGACTAAACAAGACAATATCCAAAAGGGTGATTCTACCATTCTTTTTGAAATCGAGGAAGCCCCAAAAGAGAGTTTTAGATCTTGCTCGTTAAACTGTGGGAAGCTTAACTTGTCTTTAACTGATTTTGGAAGCTCCAAATTTGGGTCTCATAATTTGGTTCCGGAGAATAAAGTGAACCCCGTGCCTTcccaatttaaatttcttgaagGAAGTGTTAAGTCAGGCAATTCTTTGGAAGGAAGATTGAGTTCGATTCCTGCTTCCGTTCACTCTGGAACTAgttttttcagttcagttccaCCTAGTGAAATCGAGCTTTCTGAGGACTACACCTGCATTAGAAATCACGGTCCCCAGTCAAAAGTAACTCACATCTTTTGTGATCGTATTTTGGAATGCCACGATGACAAATTAACCAGTTTTTTTGAGAGAAATGAAGATGGTGGCATGGTTAACTCTGGTGATCTTGCTTCGTATCCTTCCATGGATTTCTTGAAATTCTGTTACTCTTGCAAGAAGAGCTTGGATGGTGAAGATATTTTCATGTACAG AGGTGAGAAAGCGTTTTGCAGTTTGAGTTGTCGTTCACGGGAGATTTTGGTGGATGAAGAGGTGGAGAAAACCAGAGGTTTTTAA
- the LOC140984519 gene encoding FCS-Like Zinc finger 10-like isoform X2 → MSDSISESDSHTDNLDQQHKNESYSKVPGLSVGINAKNPESDSVRSPTSTLDFRIFSSTGNPIRSPRSQNEEGQRKSWDCSKVGLSIIDSLDVETTQSGKILRTSDSKNILFGYQTNVRSSKFSSSSETPKSLPKNVAVFPNNKTKQDNIQKGDSTILFEIEEAPKERSVKSGNSLEGRLSSIPASVHSGTSFFSSVPPSEIELSEDYTCIRNHGPQSKVTHIFCDRILECHDDKLTSFFERNEDGGMVNSGDLASYPSMDFLKFCYSCKKSLDGEDIFMYRGEKAFCSLSCRSREILVDEEVEKTRGF, encoded by the exons ATGTCTGATTCAATTTCTGAATCTGATTCTCACACTGATAATCTGGACCAGCAGCATAAAAATGAGTCATACTCTAAAGTCCCCGGTTTATCTGTGGGGATTAATGCGAAGAATCCTGAATCCGATTCGGTTAGGAGTCCCACTTCAACGCTAGATTTTAGGATATTTTCGAGTACAGGAAATCCCATTAGGAGCCCGAGATCACAGAATGAAGAGGGGCAACGTAAGAGCTGGGATTGCAGCAAAGTAGGCCTAAGCATAATAGATTCTCTTGATGTAGAAACCACACAATCCGGGAAGATTCTCCGGACATCTGATAGTAAAAATATACTTTTTGGGTATCAAACGAATGTAAGAAGTTCAAAGTTTTCTAGTTCTTCGGAGACACCTAAATCATTGCCCAAGAATGTTGCTGTTTTTCCAAATAACAAGACTAAACAAGACAATATCCAAAAGGGTGATTCTACCATTCTTTTTGAAATCGAGGAAGCCCCAAAAGAGA GAAGTGTTAAGTCAGGCAATTCTTTGGAAGGAAGATTGAGTTCGATTCCTGCTTCCGTTCACTCTGGAACTAgttttttcagttcagttccaCCTAGTGAAATCGAGCTTTCTGAGGACTACACCTGCATTAGAAATCACGGTCCCCAGTCAAAAGTAACTCACATCTTTTGTGATCGTATTTTGGAATGCCACGATGACAAATTAACCAGTTTTTTTGAGAGAAATGAAGATGGTGGCATGGTTAACTCTGGTGATCTTGCTTCGTATCCTTCCATGGATTTCTTGAAATTCTGTTACTCTTGCAAGAAGAGCTTGGATGGTGAAGATATTTTCATGTACAG AGGTGAGAAAGCGTTTTGCAGTTTGAGTTGTCGTTCACGGGAGATTTTGGTGGATGAAGAGGTGGAGAAAACCAGAGGTTTTTAA